One genomic window of Cydia strobilella chromosome 11, ilCydStro3.1, whole genome shotgun sequence includes the following:
- the LOC134745440 gene encoding zinc finger homeobox protein 4 isoform X2, whose amino-acid sequence MPTPLQPGGPASGPPPERKRRRKRDDPQSSAALEPDDDGDMSPEEEPRNAPAAPAAPAPAPSSAPAPTSPPAAPDAVDLTSRRDSPPLSSDVERFDGKIVYNPDGSAYIIEDPELSEGETSLSELPKIEPGCIVDSRDSNVVERQLEFPQIASAFYVSRNPSLYGALYGRLAAERARARPDAPVMHSYRVFSFRGGKDAPRPLSPSVECPVSVPVKPILMCFICKLSFGYAKSFVAHAQSDHSLSLLDSERDALSKENASAIIQCVGKDKEALVSFLEPVGATAPPRASASGSPANVSELSSPSMDRRPEMVTPIDRDSDSMLPNGTCDERRPSPPAWRPPRSIAEALIPQHSLISVAHPHTINASVQPRASPNSSPPFQATPPAFLSGTTIGVCPDHLGGRPSGADCPKCELILNSGRLGGPLAGMHSRNSCKTLKCPKCNWHYKYQETLEIHMKEKHPEAETSCIYCIAGQPHPRLARGETYTCGYKPYRCEVCNYSTTTKGNLSIHMQSDKHLNNMQELQNGGNPGEGTLPPAPQHTPPGPHKPPLPHHSPLGQKPKPTFRCDVCNYETNVARNLRIHMTSEKHTHNMLVLQQNVKHMQTLSALHHRQQSQQQLESLLHFHGAGDAPPPNPEAALADMAYNQALMIQLMTGGPGPSPPELGAHLDVGLNPDAMEPPPEPADPEPERTFHCCICNCFSTDSLEALGHHLAQDRTKIREQEILALVAGHYVCKLCTYKTNLKANFQLHCKTDKHLQRLQHVNHVKEGGPRNEWKLKFCGGVGTGSAGVGGVQIRCCACDYYTNSAHKLQLHAAGARHEAAALLLRHLRECVSRIPRERPRVYRCALCGFGAPHRLPLLQHVRSVKHLQMEQIHQLQRRSEGKDPTPDVAELFQVIPQPAELSSPYDQQDNDNKEPVDQKPELTQEQKMMRFLEQHQQQAQQQLQQQMQQQQQQPSQPGSGERDEERETPGPHACPYCNFSCGSESRLHAHVTASHGDNVRHFICPLCQDAFKERSALERHVMQIHSVNSEGLQRLLLLVDQSHWLNGGAQAQGDGRQGDEEREISSPRSEGSADGETERCSTCNRTFRNVDELCQHQNESGHFELKQTPQGPGYVCWKKGCNRYFDTAHALQNHFREAHARNSIANMSVSEKHVYKYRCNQCSLAFKTVEKLQLHSQYHVIRDATKCVLCGRSFRSVLALQKHVETSHPELSEEELAAFKRSLASNPLLQASQGTALDAATAELLRKEALRTPEDEMAELEDRDSSATVADESGHNDAENSDDSIIYKDQQFLEDYLNSQAMAEDSYNDPNRKYKCHRCKVAFTRQSYLTAHNKTLLHRKGEKLTYPMEKYLDPNRPFKCDVCKESFTQKNILLVHYNSVSHLHKLKRAMQEQQNNNNPPVSPGAGSAPSNLTLTPKSTSSEEDERKRYKCNICKVAYTQGSTLDIHMRSVLHQTRAGKLQELAAAGHVDLSRPLVEQPDRNDPAKILQDVLSPKNTSPSSTSSGGPRSSPPARPGSPRSPRAGSASCDRCHASFPTGELLDAHRATSCPFGDARAHSPLADVDAAALDEMVAKGNPPKRNSQMYKQLLETFGFDLVMQYNENQRRKMQEEREMARAPSPPPPPPEEKPPDGETKSTCQHCNKEFSSVFVLKTHCEEVHKDKVPLEFLEQFAEHFKSEYERKSGAPNSPRAGSPAPHEERSPSPRGDSAGNFSNENGNGTGEAQAGALLAAQVQEMQAALNMLQLQQQLGQLHPMVAQMISLGLPLGLNVGALAAMNLQPPLVPLMLPPPPFDAMPFAHDAQMKQQQMLQQQQQANAAAGQKRARTRITDEQLKILRAHFDINNSPSDEAIAKMAKQSGLATKVIKHWFRNTLFKERQRNKDSPYNFNNPPSTTLNLEEYEKTGEAKVTPLDSSASSDEGKPPPEKKVKIEEPSMNHQDVKSEPNDEPSIEEKYNSYDDRHQEDKSFVFPQAPSQSPAPSLNHSDHHQNISRPQTPTHLSLNSLIQSQLDSIPATSIPQPPHPSMLPPKLNPNFTSPNSAPPNVLPLTPNRSLSPGRGPADFGLSGGNSNGSNSSGSSGKRANRTRFTDYQIKVLQEFFENNAYPKDDDLEYLSKLLGLSPRVIVVWFQNARQKARKVYENQPAAEPPAGATDDANRFQRTPGLNYQCKKCQLVFQRYYELIRHQKTHCFKEEDAKRSAQAQAAAAQVAATLSSEDSNSSIVEHHAPHVPVSPAPPRTPTPAAATYPVSPAPPTPHTPVTPMALAPRSDEKDGNFQCDKCNLVFPRFDLWREHQLVHIMNPNLFPTYPPDSPFGILQQHAQLQQLNAQLGNDEARHPLVAAMNQQAVKRKFDEYEEVDIGEQPKDKRLRTTILPEQLDYLYQKYQIESNPSRKMLENIAREVGLKKRVVQVWFQNTRARERKGQFRAHAQVINKRCPFCPALFKVKSALESHLSTKHADQCARGEINVDSLPDEELSTESTPSFGSQQSDRQQNFSQAGAPMLPPIFPPFHSDMEKFIKQYSEESMKRYVSELQAHAVAQQNGGNNEPSERRNEHGKPEIPLDLSKPVDLSRPGSDADERSDTASETMEFYEEDEPTSPLPGQQTPRPPGKRFRTQMSSLQVKIMKSLFSDYKTPTMAECEALGREIGLPKRVVQVWFQNARAKEKKARLAAGLSEVSDAPPPEECRVCDFKYSHKYSVQDHVFTRGHIATVRARLETGVGVVGVGAEDSTMALMQMAARLEGGLGGELHNAFLRPQLAGNGGNPSNPHPQPQPQGLIVETGNGASVLQLPATTLEQIRHIASDPGASTLRLPPPAPEPPAGARELDFDLCYVCKHCKVAFPSPGPLQVHQARSCYTGRENARGVIRVVQPALECRTCPGERFRTGVDFRRHAETEAHLRNAAPPPPPPAEPLTHEMEDVVNQITLLAARAAQDASSPKDSNANFCAPSPRFPPPGELPLASAGH is encoded by the exons ATGCCCACGCCGCTGCAGCCCGGCGGCCCCGCTAGCGGCCCGCCTCCGGAGCGCAAGCGGCGCCGCAAGCGCGACGACCCGCAAAGTTCCGCCGCGCTAGAGCCGGACGACGACGGCGACATGAGCCCTGAGGAGGAACCGCGCAACGCGCCCGCGGCACcggcggcgcccgcgccggcgccgTCATCCGCGCCCGCGCCCACCTCACCCCCCGCTGCCCCAGACGCCGTTGATCTCACCTCACGAAGAGACTCCCCACCGCTCTCTTCCGATGTCGAGCGCTTCGACGGCAAAATCGTCTACAACCCCGATGGATCCGCCTACATCATTGAAGATCCCGAGCTATCGGAGGGTGAGACGAGCCTATCCGAGCTCCCCAAAATAGAACCTGGGTGCATCGTCGACAGCCGTGACAGCAACGTCGTGGAGAGGCAGCTCGAGTTCCCTCAGATAGCGAGCGCGTTCTACGTGTCGAGGAACCCATCTCTGTACGGTGCACTTTATGGCAGGCTCGCAGCGGAACGAGCCCGGGCGAGACCCGACGCGCCTGTCATGCACAGCTATCGTGTGTTCAGTTTTCGGGGAGGAAAGGACGCCCCGAGACCCCTATCCCCGTCTGTGGAATGTCCTGTCAGCGTGCCAGTGAAACCAATCCTTAtgtgttttatatgtaaattGAGTTTTGGATACGCCAAATCTTTTGTAGCGCATGCCCAGTCGGACCATAGTTTATCATTACTTGACTCGGAAAGAGACGCCTTATCAAAAGAAAATGCTTCCGCCATCATTCAGTGTGTCGGGAAAGATAAAGAAGCTTTAGTCTCATTTTTAGAGCCAGTAGGTGCAACGGCGCCACCGCGAGCGTCGGCTTCAGGAAGCCCCGCGAATGTATCAGAATTATCGAGTCCATCAATGGACAGACGACCTGAAATGGTGACACCTATTGATAGAGACAGTGACTCAATGTTACCCAACGGAACGTGTGATGAAAGGAGGCCGAGCCCACCGGCATGGAGACCGCCTCGGTCAATAGCAGAAGCTTTGATTCCACAGCATTCCCTGATCTCCGTTGCACACCCACATACGATAAACGCGTCAGTGCAGCCACGCGCAAGTCCAAATTCTTCCCCGCCATTCCAAGCAACACCTCCGGCATTTCTATCTGGCACGACGATAGGAGTATGTCCAGACCACCTCGGAGGACGACCGTCTGGAGCAGACTGCCCGAAATgtgaattaattttaaattctgGCAGACTGGGAGGACCCCTTGCTGGCATGCACAGTAGAAACTCCTGTAAAACACTGAAGTGCCCTAAATGCAACTGGCATTACAAATATCAAGAAACGCTTGAAATCCATATGAAGGAAAAGCACCCAGAAGCTGAAACGagttgtatttattgtataGCCGGTCAGCCACATCCTCGGCTTGCACGAGGCGAAACATACACCTGTGGATACAAACCCTACAGATGCGAAGTGTGCAACTACTCCACAACAACGAAAGGCAATTTAAGTATACACATGCAGTCTGATAAGCATTTAAATAACATGCAAGAGCTACAAAACGGAGGAAATCCTGGAGAAGGCACTTTACCTCCTGCTCCTCAGCACACGCCACCAGGCCCACATAAGCCACCTCTACCACATCACTCTCCTCTAGGTCAGAAACCAAAGCCTACATTCCGATGCGATGTTTGCAATTACGAGACAAATGTTGCCCGAAATCTCAGAATACATATGACATCTGAAAAGCATACACACAACATGCTTGTACTACAGCAAAACGTCAAACATATGCAGACTTTGTCAGCCTTACATCACAGACAACAAAGCCAACAACAGCTGGAGAGCTTGCTCCACTTCCATGGCGCTGGTGATGCCCCTCCACCAAATCCTGAGGCTGCTTTAGCTGACATGGCGTACAACCAAGCTTTGATGATCCAACTCATGACGGGTGGCCCTGGACCTTCGCCACCTGAACTAGGTGCTCATCTAGATGTCGGCCTAAACCCTGACGCGATGGAGCCTCCACCGGAGCCAGCCGATCCTGAGCCGGAGAGAACCTTCCACTGTTGTATCTGCAACTGCTTCTCAACAGACTCCCTCGAAGCGTTGGGCCACCATCTCGCGCAGGACCGCACAAAGATCAGAGAGCAGGAAATCCTAGCACTGGTGGCCGGTCATTACGTATGCAAACTCTGCACATACAAGACAAACCTCAAAGCAAATTTCCAGCTACATTGCAAAACTGATAAGCATTTACAGAGGTTGCAGCATGTGAATCACGTAAAAGAAGGAGGTCCGAGAAACGAATGGAAGTTGAAGTTTTGCGGTGGTGTAGGAACCGGGAGTGCTGGAGTCGGTGGTGTTCAGATTAGGTGTTGTGCGTGTGATTATTATACGAACTCTGCGCATAAGTTGCAGCTGCACGCAGCTGGGGCCCGGCACGAGGCTGCCGCGCTGTTGTTGAGACATCTTCGAGAGTGTGTGTCGCGAATTCCCCGTGAACGCCCGCGCGTGTACCGTTGCGCGCTTTGCGGTTTTGGCGCACCGCACCGTCTGCCGCTCCTACAGCACGTGCGCTCCGTCAAGCATCTTCAGATGGAGCAAATACATCAACTGCAAAGGCGCTCTGAAGGCAAAGACCCCACGCCTGATGTTGCCGAGCTCTTCCAAGTCATCCCTCAGCCAGCGGAGCTCTCCAGCCCATACGATCAACAAGACAATG ATAACAAAGAACCGGTCGATCAGAAGCCTGAATTGACGCAAGAACAGAAAATGATGCGATTTTTGGAGCAACATCAACAGCAAGCGCAGCAACAGTTACAACAGCAAAtgcaacagcaacaacaacaaccgtCACAACCAGGGTCCGGCGAGAGGGACGAAGAACGAGAAACTCCAGGCCCACACGCTTGTCCTTACTGCAATTTCAGTTGTGGAAGCGAAAGCCGACTACATGCTCATGTGACCGCATCGCACGGAGACAACGTCAGACACTTCATTTGCCCGCTTTGCCAAGACGCATTTAAGGAAAGGTCAGCTCTTGAACGACACGTGATGCAAATCCATTCCGTCAACTCTGAGGGCCTGCAGAGATTACTACTACTTGTCGACCAAAGCCATTGGCTAAACGGAGGTGCCCAAGCGCAAGGAGATGGACGCCAAGGCGATGAGGAGCGAGAGATCTCATCACCACGCTCTGAAGGAAGTGCGGACGGAGAAACAGAACGATGCTCAACTTGCAATCGCACTTTTCGTAATGTGGACGAATTATGTCAACATCAAAACGAATCTGGTCATTTCGAACTGAAACAAACACCTCAAGGCCCAGGTTACGTTTGTTGGAAGAAGGGCTGTAATCGGTATTTCGACACCGCTCATGCGCTACAAAATCATTTCAGAGAAGCGCATGCCCGCAACTCCATCGCTAACATGTCTGTATCTGAAAAACATGTATACAAATACCGCTGCAATCAATGTAGCTTGGCTTTCAAGACTGTCGAAAAACTTCAACTTCACTCACAATACCACGTTATTCGTGATGCTACTAAATGTGTACTCTGTGGACGAAGCTTTAGATCCGTTCTTGCTCTACAAAAACACGTAGAAACTTCACACCCAGAACTCTCTGAAGAAGAGCTCGCTGCTTTCAAACGTAGTCTGGCCTCCAACCCTTTGCTACAGGCGAGCCAAGGAACAGCTTTAGATGCTGCTACAGCAGAGCTATTACGCAAAGAAGCTCTAAGAACGCCTGAAGATGAGATGGCTGAACTGGAAGACAGAGATTCAAGTGCAACCGTAGCAGATGAATCGGGCCACAACGATGCCGAAAACTCAGATGATTCCATCATTTACAAAGACCAACAGTTCCTAGAAGACTACCTAAATTCACAAGCTATGGCAGAAGATTCTTACAATGATCCAAATAGAAAATACAAATGCCACAGATGCAAAGTTGCTTTCACTCGTCAGTCTTATTTGACAGCGCATAATAAAACACTCCTACATCGAAAGGGTGAGAAACTCACATATCCAATGGAGAAATATCTTGACCCTAATAGACCATTCAAATGTGATGTATGCAAAGAGTCGTTCACACAAAAGAACATTTTACTTGTTCATTATAACAGCGTGAGTCATTTGCACAAATTGAAACGAGCCATGCAAGAACAACAAAATAACAACAACCCTCCCGTTTCACCGGGAGCTGGCTCGGCGCCCTCCAATTTAACCCTAACACCTAAAAGCACATCAAGTGAGGAAGATGAACGCAAACGCTACAAATGTAACATTTGCAAAGTAGCCTATACTCAAGGCAGCACTCTCGATATTCATATGAGATCCGTGCTACATCAAACGCGAGCTGGCAAGTTACAAGAACTCGCGGCCGCCGGACACGTGGACTTATCGCGCCCTTTGGTAGAGCAGCCGGACAGAAACGACCCCGCTAAAATTTTACAAGACGTGTTGTCGCCGAAAAATACATCCCCTTCGTCAACGAGCAGTGGGGGCCCGCGCTCATCGCCCCCCGCGCGGCCAGGTAGTCCGCGCTCCCCTCGCGCAGGTAGCGCCTCGTGCGATCGCTGCCACGCGTCATTTCCTACCGGGGAGTTACTCGACGCACATCGCGCAACTTCATGCCCGTTTGGCGATGCGCGGGCACATTCGCCGCTAGCTGACGTAGACGCAGCTGCTCTAGACGAGATGGTCGCCAAGGGCAACCCGCCCAAAAGAAACTCGCAAATGTACAAACAACTACTTGAGACATTTGGCTTCGACCTCGTCATgcaatacaatgaaaatcagcGGCGAAAAATGCAAGAAGAACGTGAGATGGCGCGTGCGCCCAGTCCGCCACCGCCGCCTCCCGAGGAGAAGCCTCCGGATGGTGAAACCAAATCGACGTGTCAACATTGTAACAAGGAGTTCTCTAGTGTATTCGTGTTAAAAACTCATTGTGAAGAAGTGCATAAAGATAAAGTTCCTCTTGAGTTCCTGGAACAGTTCGCTGAACATTTCAAGTCGGAGTATGAGAGGAAATCTGGTGCGCCTAACTCGCCGCGTGCTGGCTCGCCTGCGCCTCATGAGGAGAGGTCGCCCTCGCCCCGCGGCGATAGTGCCGGCAACTTCTCTAATGAGAACGGAAACGGTACTGGCGAGGCTCAGGCCGGAGCCTTGCTGGCGGCTCAAGTGCAGGAGATGCAAGCCGCGCTGAACATGCTGCAGCTGCAGCAACAGCTCGGTCAGCTGCACCCGATGGTAGCCCAGATGATATCGCTGGGCCTGCCGCTGGGTCTGAACGTGGGTGCCCTGGCCGCCATGAACCTGCAGCCGCCGCTGGTGCCGCTGATGCTGCCCCCGCCGCCCTTCGACGCGATGCCTTTCGCTCACGACGCTCAGATGAAACAACAACAAATGTTGCAGCAACAACAACAG GCAAATGCTGCAGCTGGACAGAAACGCGCTCGTACTCGCATTACTGATGAACAACTGAAGATTTTGCGAGCGCACTTCGACATCAACAACTCGCCCAGCGATGAAGCCATCGCTAAGATGGCCAAGCAATCTGGACTCGCTACCAAGGTAATCAAGCATtggttccgaaatacgctgttCAAAGAACGACAGCGTAACAAGGATTCGCCGTACAACTTTAACAATCCGCCATCGACGACACTCAATCTCGAAGAGTATGAGAAGACCGGAGAGGCGAAGGTTACGCCATTAGATTCCTCTGCGAGCTCGGATGAAGGAAAACCTCCCCCAGAAAAGAAAGTCAAAATAGAAGAGCCATCTATGAACCATCAGGATGTCAAATCGGAACCCAACGATGAGCCTTCGATAGAAGAAAAGTACAATTCTTATGATGATAGGCATCAGGAAGACAAAAGTTTCGTCTTTCCTCAGGCACCATCTCAAAGCCCTGCTCCTAGCCTAAACCATTCTGATCACCACCAAAACATATCAAGACCGCAGACGCCCACCCATCTGTCTCTGAATTCCTTGATCCAGTCGCAACTTGACTCTATCCCGGCTACGAGTATACCGCAGCCGCCTCACCCGTCGATGCTACCACCAAAGTTGAATCCAAATTTCACGTCCCCAAACTCCGCGCCCCCGAACGTCCTACCTTTGACCCCAAATCGCAGCCTCAGTCCCGGCAGGGGACCGGCCGATTTCGGACTTTCCGGGGGCAACTCGAACGGATCCAACAGCTCGGGGTCTTCTGGCAAACGCGCCAACAGAACTAGATTTACTGATTACCAAATCAAAGTTCTACAAGAGTTTTTTGAGAATAACGCATATCCAAAAGACGATGATTTAGAATATCTATCGAAACTACTAGGATTGAGTCCTAGAGTAATCGTAGTTTGGTTTCAAAATGCTAGACAAAAAGCAAGAAAAGTTTACGAAAACCAACCGGCTGCAGAACCACCTGCAGGTGCGACCGATGATGCGAACCGATTTCAAAGGACTCCCGGGCTTAATTATCAATGCAAAAAGTGCCAATTAGTGTTTCAGCGTTATTATGAATTGATAAGACATCAAAAGACACACTGCTTTAAGGAAGAAGATGCCAAAAGATCGGCACAGGCACAGGCGGCTGCGGCGCAAGTAGCAGCGACTTTGAGCAGTGAAGATTCAAACTCGAGTATAGTCGAGCACCACGCACCTCACGTGCCCGTATCACCTGCGCCGCCGCGCACGCCAACACCCGCGGCTGCCACCTACCCGGTATCTCCGGCGCCACCCACTCCCCATACGCCAGTTACACCCATGGCACTTGCACCAAGAAGTGACGAGAAAGATGGAAATTTTCAATGTGATAAATGCAACCTAGTCTTCCCTCGATTTGATTTATGGCGGGAGCATCAACTTGTTCATATCATGAACCCAAACTTGTTTCCCACGTATCCACCGGATTCCCCATTTGGTATCCTGCAGCAACATGCACAGTTACAACAACTGAACGCTCAACTCGGCAATGACGAGGCGAGACACCCGTTAGTTGCAGCGATGAACCAACAGGCTGTAAAGAGGAAATTCGATGAATACGAAGAAGTGGACATTGGAGAACAGCCTAAAGACAAGCGTTTAAGAACTACGATATTACCTGAACAACTAGATTATCTCTATCAGAAGTACCAAATTGAGTCGAATCCTTCTAGAAAGATGCTAGAAAATATAGCTCGTGAAGTTGGACTGAAAAAAAGAGTGGTACAAGTATGGTTCCAAAATACACGTGCGCGAGAGAGAAAGGGGCAATTTCGTGCGCATGCACAAGTCATCAATAAGCGATGTCCTTTTTGCCCAGCATTGTTCAAAGTAAAGAGTGCTTTAGAAAGCCATCTGAGCACTAAACACGCCGACCAATGTGCGCGAGGTGAGATCAACGTTGATTCTCTTCCAGACGAAGAACTAAGCACCGAATCAACTCCCAGTTTTGGCTCCCAACAAAGTGACCGGCAGCAAAATTTTTCGCAAGCGGGGGCTCCCATGTTGCCCCCTATTTTTCCACCCTTTCACTCAGACATGGAGAAATTTATCAAGCAGTACAGTGAGGAATCTATGAAGCGCTACGTTAGTGAACTACAAGCGCATGCTGTTGCCCAACAAAATGGCGGCAACAATGAGCCCTCCGAAAGACGCAATGAACATGGAAAACCGGAGATACCCTTAGATCTCAGCAAACCAGTTGACCTCTCAAGGCCGGGATCAGACGCTGACGAACGCTCAGATACCGCATCTGAGACCATGGAGTTCTACGAAGAGGACGAGCCGACCTCACCACTGCCCGGGCAACAGACCCCGAGACCGCCCGGCAAACGCTTCCGCACCCAAATGTCCTCTCTACAAGTCAAAATAATGAAATCATTATTCAGCGATTATAAAACGCCAACGATGGCCGAGTGCGAGGCGCTCGGGCGGGAGATCGGGCTTCCGAAACGCGTAGTACAAGTGTGGTTCCAGAACGCACGTGCGAAAGAGAAGAAGGCGCGGCTTGCGGCTGGCTTATCGGAAGTGTCGGACGCGCCGCCACCCGAGGAGTGTCGAGTGTGTGATTTCAAGTACAGTCACAAGTACTCGGTGCAAGATCACGTATTTACTCGCGGGCACATCGCCACGGTCCGCGCGCGGCTCGAGACCGGCGTCGGCGTAGTCGGAGTCGGCGCGGAAGACAGCACCATGGCGCTCATGCAGATGGCGGCGCGGCTAGAAGGCGGCCTCGGCGGGGAGCTCCATAACGCGTTCCTGCGGCCACAGCTCGCTGGCAACG